GGCGGACGGCCTCCGTGAGCGCCTCGCGCGGCTCGAGTCCAGTGAGGTCGAACGCGTACATGTCGCGCTGCTTGCGGAAACCGTAGTCGAGCGCGTCGACGACGAGCTCGAACTTCGTGGCCCAGCGCCGGTAGAGCGTGGGGCGGCTGACCTTCGCGTCGGTGGCGATGTCGCCGATCGTCATGCGGGAGTAGCCGTCGAGGACGAGCCGCCGGCGTGTGGCGAGGATGATCGCCTCGTCGAGTGCGGCGTCGCGGGGCCGCCCGCCCGGCCGGGGTCCGTCTTCGGTGCCGACCTGCTCGTCTGCCGTCGCTTCGCGTGTCCGCGCCATGGCTCCACCTCGCCGAGAAAACCGATCCGCGAAGCATATCCGATCCGTTACACGACGGTGTTGTTATCCTGATAGTTACGTGTACTAACTGTAATAAAACAGCGCTGGAGGAACGATCGTGGACGTCGAGGACTACCTCCACCGGATCGGCGCGGTCCGCCCCCCGGTGCCGGACCTGGCGGCGCTGCGCGAACTGCAGCGGCGGCACCTCGAAAGCGTGCCGTTCGAGAACCTCGGGTTCTACCTGGGGGAGCAGATCGAGCTGGCGGAGCCGGCGCTGCTCGACAAGATCGTGGGCCGGCGCCGCGGCGGGCTCTGTTACGAGCTCAACGGGGCGTTTGCCCTGCTGTTGCGCGAAGTGGGCTTCGACGTGCAGCTGCTGGCCGGGCGGGTGATGCGCCGGGAGGGGTTCTTCGGGCCGCCGTTCGACCACTTGGCGCTGCGCGTGGAGCTTGACGAACCGTGGCTGGTCGACGTCGGCTTCGGCCGCTTCAGCCTCGCGCCGCTGCGGCTGGCCACAACCGACGTCCAGCTCGATCCGGGTGGCCGGTTCACCGTCGAGCCCGCGCCGCACGGCGACGTCGACGTGGTGTGCGACGGCGCGATCGTCTACCGGCTCGAGCCGCGGCCGCGCGAGCTCGACGACTTCGCCGCCATGGCGTGGTTCCACGAGACCTCGCCCGCCTCGCCGTTCACACAGGGGCCGACGTGCTCGCGCCCGACCGCGGACGGACGCGTGACGATCACCGGGGCCCGTCTCATCGAGACGACCGGCGGGGAACGCGTCGAGCGGGCGCTCGAAAGCGACGCCGCGATCCTCGAGGCCTACCGCGAGCACTTCGGCTTGCGGCTTGACCGCATACCTAGTTTCGTTACAACACTTGACTGTAACTGAACGTGGACGTACGGTTCGAGAACGCCGAACCACAGCGGACCGAACGGAGTCGACGATGACCACGCCCCAGGAGCTGATCGACCGCAGCATCCCGTTCCTCGACGAGGTGAAGAACCGCACCGCGGGCGGGGAGCTCGAGTCCTGGCTCAACACCCGCTACGGACCGGACAGTGAGCTCTACCAGGACCTGGCGCGCATGATCACCGAGGGCGTCGAGGCCGGCTGGGCCGCCAACATCGAGGTCGAAGGCAAGATGTACCGCCGCAGCCGCATCGCCGACCCGCAGGACGTGCTCAACTACTTCAGCATCACGGCCGTCTACATGGACAGCGTCGAGCCGTTCCGCGGCCAGTACCACCAGCACCCCTACGGTGAGCTCAACCTCGTGGTGCCGCTCGACGCCGACGCGAAGCTGATGGGCCCCAACGGCTGGAGCGGCCCCGGCTGGACCGCGCCCGGCCCCGGCAGCCACCACTACCCGGAGGTCAAGGGCGGCGCGCTGATCGCGTTGTTCTACCTGCCCGCCGGCCGGATCTCCTACGACATCCAGCCGCCCGCGGCCTGAACCGGGGAGCCCAACGCCATGAACCCGGCGTCCACGATCGAGGAAGCGATGGCGACGCGGCGCAGCTGCCGAGCGTTCCTGCCGACGCCCGTGCCGCGGGCGCAGGTCGAACGGCTGCTCGCGCTGGCGTCGTCCTCGGCCAGCAACTCCAACAGTCAGCCGTGGCAGGTCCACGTGCTCACCGGTGCCGCCAAGCGCGCGTTGACGGCCGACCTGCTGTGCGCGTATGACGAGGGCCGCCGCGCCGTCGGCGAGTTCGCCTACCAGCCGGCGGCGGACTCGTGGCCCGAGCCGTTCCGCTCGCGCCGCCGGCGCTTCGGTGAAGGTCTGTACTCCGAAACGCTCGGCCTCGCGGCCGACGACACCGCGGGCCGCAGTGGCCACCATCGGCGCAACTACGACTTCTTCGGCGCGCCAGTGGGCCTGGTGCTCACCGTGAGCCGGGCACCACTGCAG
The sequence above is a segment of the Amycolatopsis sp. 2-15 genome. Coding sequences within it:
- a CDS encoding arylamine N-acetyltransferase family protein, which codes for MDVEDYLHRIGAVRPPVPDLAALRELQRRHLESVPFENLGFYLGEQIELAEPALLDKIVGRRRGGLCYELNGAFALLLREVGFDVQLLAGRVMRREGFFGPPFDHLALRVELDEPWLVDVGFGRFSLAPLRLATTDVQLDPGGRFTVEPAPHGDVDVVCDGAIVYRLEPRPRELDDFAAMAWFHETSPASPFTQGPTCSRPTADGRVTITGARLIETTGGERVERALESDAAILEAYREHFGLRLDRIPSFVTTLDCN
- a CDS encoding DUF4863 family protein, which gives rise to MTTPQELIDRSIPFLDEVKNRTAGGELESWLNTRYGPDSELYQDLARMITEGVEAGWAANIEVEGKMYRRSRIADPQDVLNYFSITAVYMDSVEPFRGQYHQHPYGELNLVVPLDADAKLMGPNGWSGPGWTAPGPGSHHYPEVKGGALIALFYLPAGRISYDIQPPAA
- a CDS encoding nitroreductase; translation: MNPASTIEEAMATRRSCRAFLPTPVPRAQVERLLALASSSASNSNSQPWQVHVLTGAAKRALTADLLCAYDEGRRAVGEFAYQPAADSWPEPFRSRRRRFGEGLYSETLGLAADDTAGRSGHHRRNYDFFGAPVGLVLTVSRAPLQGALIDAGLFLQGLMLSARGAGLHTCAQASFIDYHPVLRRHLTIPDDHLVVCGIALGYADDDHRLGGYRTSREPVESFVTFYDSAAVTHQAEPV